The following coding sequences lie in one Brevibacterium marinum genomic window:
- a CDS encoding acyl-CoA thioesterase, with amino-acid sequence MSDADPTNVETLRRVLELESLSFTSASRESDFFIGQNQYKPDGRVFGGQVVAQSVVAAAATLPDDRLIHSLHGYFLRAGDVSRPIEFGVERLRDGRSFSARRVHAYQKDQPIMSLIASFQNEQEGFEHAEAMPTGLPDPEECRELRDILVGMDTPQVTEWLNKRPFEIRPVEASLYLDSTNDREREEQHVWFRASSPFGDDPVLNAAALAYASDFNLLEPVLRRQGLTWTDPRLRVASLDHAMWWHRRVLVDEWMLYVQESPAAQGGRGLGYGRIFSRSGQLLATVAQEGMVRLKERR; translated from the coding sequence ATGAGCGATGCAGACCCCACCAACGTCGAGACTCTGCGCAGAGTCCTCGAGCTCGAGAGCCTCAGTTTCACCTCGGCCTCGCGGGAAAGCGACTTCTTCATCGGACAGAATCAGTACAAACCCGATGGCCGCGTCTTCGGCGGCCAGGTGGTGGCGCAGTCGGTTGTGGCCGCTGCCGCGACGCTGCCCGACGACCGTCTCATCCACTCGCTCCACGGCTACTTTCTTCGCGCCGGGGATGTCAGCAGGCCCATCGAATTCGGCGTCGAACGCCTCCGGGACGGTCGGTCGTTCTCGGCTCGCAGGGTTCACGCCTATCAGAAGGACCAGCCGATCATGTCTCTGATCGCTTCGTTCCAGAACGAGCAGGAGGGCTTCGAACATGCCGAAGCCATGCCGACGGGTCTGCCGGATCCTGAGGAGTGCCGGGAGCTGCGCGACATTCTGGTGGGCATGGATACCCCACAGGTGACCGAATGGCTCAACAAACGTCCCTTCGAGATCCGTCCGGTCGAAGCCTCCCTGTATCTCGACTCCACGAATGATCGAGAGCGCGAAGAACAGCATGTGTGGTTCCGTGCCAGCTCCCCGTTCGGTGACGATCCTGTGCTCAATGCCGCGGCCCTGGCCTACGCCAGTGATTTCAATCTCCTCGAACCGGTCCTGCGCCGGCAGGGTCTGACCTGGACCGACCCGCGACTGCGTGTGGCCAGCCTCGATCATGCGATGTGGTGGCACCGTCGAGTCCTGGTCGATGAGTGGATGCTCTACGTTCAGGAGTCTCCCGCAGCCCAAGGCGGTCGCGGCCTGGGATACGGCCGCATCTTCTCCCGAAGCGGACAACTGCTCGCAACCGTCGCACAGGAGGGCATGGTCCGCCTCAAGGAACGACGATGA
- a CDS encoding globin — translation MTQTSNETIFEAVGGRPTFTRLVDVFYDHVDRDEVLIAMYPDGHELTGAKHRLQSFLEQYFGGPSTYQEERGHPRLRMRHFPFPIDFDARDRWLASMRAALDDVALPPLYDEIFWDYFQRAATAMVNTNSNPV, via the coding sequence GTGACTCAGACGTCGAACGAGACCATCTTCGAAGCCGTCGGTGGTCGACCCACCTTCACCAGGCTCGTCGACGTCTTCTACGACCATGTCGACAGAGACGAAGTCCTCATCGCCATGTATCCGGACGGACACGAACTGACCGGGGCCAAGCACCGGCTCCAGTCGTTCCTCGAACAGTACTTCGGCGGTCCGTCGACCTATCAGGAGGAGAGGGGGCATCCGCGACTGCGGATGCGACATTTCCCATTCCCCATCGACTTCGATGCTCGTGACCGGTGGCTGGCCAGCATGCGCGCGGCTCTCGACGATGTAGCGCTGCCGCCGCTCTACGACGAGATCTTCTGGGACTACTTCCAGCGTGCAGCCACGGCCATGGTCAACACCAACAGCAATCCGGTCTGA
- a CDS encoding alcohol dehydrogenase catalytic domain-containing protein, translating into MKIRGAVLRDMGARRPYATTGPMSIEELDLDGPGPGEVRLSMTAAGVCHSDLSVVDGNRPRPLPMLLGHEGAGIVEELGEGVEDLAVGDQVVTVFLPRCGECANCRTDGKLPCTPGSATNGAGTLPFDGHKIRLHDGTGAEVLHHLGASVFASHAVVNRASVVPVASDVPPSVAAVLGCAVLTGGGAILNAGAPGPEDEIMIVGLGGVGMAALITALSIETAGVIGVDSNPDKLVRARELGAAEVYTPEQLGQRRAPIVIECVGHPRAFETAFSATQVGGTTVTVGLPAPDAQSHITPVTLTTEARTVIGSYLGSAVPSRDIPLYADLWREGKLPVEELVSDTIGLEDINAAFDALADGTVVRQIIDFQR; encoded by the coding sequence GTGAAGATCCGTGGAGCTGTGCTGCGAGATATGGGCGCTCGACGCCCATACGCGACGACCGGGCCGATGTCGATCGAGGAACTCGACCTCGACGGGCCCGGACCGGGAGAGGTGCGGCTGAGCATGACCGCCGCCGGAGTCTGCCATTCCGACCTGTCCGTCGTCGACGGGAACCGACCACGACCTCTGCCGATGCTGCTCGGCCATGAAGGTGCCGGCATCGTCGAGGAACTCGGCGAGGGAGTCGAGGACCTCGCCGTCGGCGACCAGGTGGTGACCGTGTTCCTGCCCCGATGCGGAGAGTGCGCGAACTGTCGCACCGACGGCAAGTTGCCGTGCACGCCGGGCAGTGCGACGAACGGTGCTGGAACGCTGCCCTTCGACGGACACAAGATCCGACTCCACGACGGCACCGGCGCCGAGGTGCTCCACCACCTCGGCGCGTCGGTGTTCGCCTCTCACGCTGTGGTCAATCGTGCCTCCGTCGTCCCGGTGGCCTCCGACGTTCCCCCGTCGGTCGCGGCCGTGCTCGGCTGCGCGGTCCTCACCGGTGGGGGAGCGATCCTGAACGCGGGAGCTCCGGGGCCTGAGGACGAGATCATGATCGTCGGATTGGGAGGAGTCGGGATGGCTGCCCTGATCACGGCACTGTCCATTGAGACCGCAGGAGTGATCGGCGTGGACTCGAACCCGGACAAACTGGTCAGGGCAAGGGAACTGGGCGCTGCCGAGGTCTACACTCCCGAACAGCTCGGACAGCGTCGGGCTCCGATCGTCATCGAATGCGTCGGCCATCCCCGCGCCTTCGAGACCGCGTTCTCCGCGACTCAGGTCGGCGGGACGACGGTCACGGTGGGTCTGCCCGCACCCGATGCCCAGTCGCACATCACACCGGTCACCCTCACGACAGAGGCACGCACCGTCATCGGCTCCTATCTGGGCTCGGCGGTGCCCAGCCGCGACATTCCCCTCTACGCCGACCTCTGGCGTGAAGGAAAGCTGCCGGTCGAAGAACTGGTCTCCGACACGATCGGCCTCGAGGACATCAACGCCGCATTCGACGCGTTGGCCGACGGCACCGTGGTGCGACAGATCATCGACTTCCAACGCTGA
- a CDS encoding mechanosensitive ion channel family protein, which translates to MTLEALQSDLLSAPKLDWDFLLDAPLRIVIIILGAIVLNIVMRLVIRRFSAAVAKGTVGSEKKSEHSKFSSTVLESQRTGIEPTVIRERRAQRAKTVGRMLSSVTTILISVIAVLMVLDQMNFNIAPILASAGIVGVALAFGAQELVKDYLSGFFMVIEDQYGIGDTVDLGEAVGEVEDFGLRKTAVRDLTGTLWHVRNGEIMRVGNLSQGWARAVLEIPVKYTTSMETYSEITEAVTSSLSANPDVAAAVLETPEISGVQSLSAEYRVIRTMIKTKPNLQWMVERAFRAELTNEFDKRGIDFPIVQETVLRSLPGMSGPLGSDDDNRPEAGGKQPQRTDTAPSPLPSDDEIRATTDETAVDSGDGEG; encoded by the coding sequence ATGACTTTGGAAGCTCTGCAATCCGACCTCCTGTCCGCGCCCAAGCTCGATTGGGATTTCCTTCTCGACGCTCCACTGAGGATCGTCATCATCATCCTCGGCGCCATCGTGCTGAACATCGTGATGCGTCTCGTCATTCGACGCTTCTCCGCCGCTGTCGCCAAGGGCACAGTCGGCAGCGAGAAGAAGTCGGAGCACAGCAAGTTCTCGAGCACGGTCCTCGAATCCCAGCGCACCGGCATCGAGCCCACCGTCATTCGCGAACGGCGTGCGCAACGCGCGAAGACCGTCGGCCGGATGCTCTCATCGGTGACGACGATCCTCATCAGCGTCATCGCCGTACTCATGGTGCTCGACCAGATGAACTTCAACATCGCGCCGATTCTGGCTTCGGCCGGCATCGTCGGTGTGGCACTGGCCTTCGGTGCACAGGAACTCGTCAAGGACTACCTGTCCGGGTTCTTCATGGTCATCGAGGACCAGTACGGCATCGGTGACACCGTCGATCTCGGCGAGGCCGTCGGCGAAGTCGAGGACTTCGGTCTGCGCAAGACCGCGGTCCGCGATCTCACCGGAACGCTGTGGCATGTGCGCAATGGCGAGATCATGCGCGTCGGAAACCTGTCGCAGGGCTGGGCTCGCGCAGTCCTCGAGATCCCTGTCAAATACACCACCTCGATGGAGACCTACAGTGAGATCACCGAGGCCGTGACCTCGTCCCTGTCTGCGAACCCGGATGTGGCAGCGGCCGTCCTCGAGACCCCGGAGATCTCGGGTGTCCAGTCCCTGTCCGCCGAGTACAGGGTCATCAGGACGATGATCAAGACGAAGCCGAACCTTCAGTGGATGGTCGAACGTGCGTTCCGTGCCGAGCTCACGAACGAGTTCGACAAACGGGGAATCGACTTCCCGATCGTCCAGGAGACCGTACTCAGGTCGCTTCCGGGTATGTCCGGTCCGCTCGGGTCCGACGACGACAACCGTCCAGAGGCCGGGGGGAAGCAGCCGCAGCGTACCGACACTGCGCCGTCACCGCTGCCCAGCGATGACGAGATCCGAGCGACGACCGATGAAACCGCCGTCGATTCCGGAGATGGAGAGGGGTGA
- a CDS encoding disulfide bond formation protein DsbA, whose product MSRETLDLWFDTACPWAWMTSRWGLEVAKVRDVDVRFHVMSLNILNRDKDIPDDYRKLMDRALAPMRIVTAAIAEHGEEIAEPLYTAIGSRIHPGGEKDFDKAVAEALDEVGLPADLMKYGTRDDYDAALQKSHDEALSLVGDEVGTPVCRAAGTAFFGPVVTPAPKGEDAGRLYDGVLAVASTPGFFELKRTRDQDPDFS is encoded by the coding sequence ATGAGCAGAGAGACACTTGACCTGTGGTTCGACACGGCCTGCCCCTGGGCCTGGATGACGTCGCGCTGGGGGCTCGAGGTCGCCAAGGTCCGCGACGTCGATGTGAGATTCCACGTCATGAGCCTGAACATCCTCAACCGCGACAAGGACATCCCCGACGACTACCGGAAACTGATGGACCGGGCCCTTGCCCCCATGCGCATCGTCACCGCAGCCATCGCCGAACACGGCGAGGAGATCGCCGAACCTCTCTACACCGCCATCGGCTCACGGATCCATCCGGGCGGGGAGAAGGACTTCGACAAGGCCGTCGCCGAGGCGCTCGACGAGGTGGGGCTGCCCGCCGACCTGATGAAGTACGGCACGCGTGATGACTACGACGCGGCCCTGCAGAAATCTCACGATGAGGCGCTGTCGCTCGTCGGCGACGAAGTGGGCACCCCCGTCTGCCGTGCGGCGGGCACCGCCTTCTTCGGCCCCGTCGTCACACCGGCGCCGAAGGGAGAGGACGCGGGCCGCCTCTACGACGGTGTCCTCGCCGTCGCCTCGACACCGGGGTTCTTCGAACTCAAGCGCACCCGCGATCAGGATCCTGACTTCTCCTGA
- a CDS encoding acyl-CoA thioesterase yields MHSGATDPHLNEFTRVLLELRWGDMDAYGHVNNVTQLRLLEEARVRALGSPTFGTDAPTTPGRLGVAETVSGIRIPTIFAEASTSTELLVASHAIEYRQPIPYRAGPLAIDLVISEVKPASVTIGYVIAEPDGSVGYTLAETVIVFVDIASSKPRRLSQKEAEVMEEVIRPAVPMRGRRR; encoded by the coding sequence ATGCATTCAGGCGCCACCGACCCCCATCTGAACGAATTCACCCGAGTACTGCTGGAGCTGAGATGGGGTGACATGGATGCCTATGGCCATGTCAACAACGTCACTCAGCTGCGCCTGCTCGAAGAGGCACGAGTGCGAGCTCTCGGCTCCCCGACCTTCGGCACCGACGCCCCGACGACGCCGGGGCGACTGGGTGTGGCAGAGACGGTGTCAGGAATCCGGATACCGACGATCTTCGCCGAGGCCTCGACGAGCACCGAGCTGCTCGTCGCCTCGCACGCGATCGAGTATCGCCAGCCGATCCCGTACCGGGCGGGGCCCCTTGCCATCGACCTTGTGATCAGCGAGGTGAAGCCCGCGTCAGTGACGATCGGTTACGTCATCGCCGAACCGGATGGTTCGGTCGGCTATACCCTGGCCGAGACGGTCATCGTCTTCGTCGACATCGCAAGTTCGAAACCACGGCGTCTGAGCCAGAAGGAGGCAGAAGTCATGGAAGAAGTCATCCGACCAGCCGTTCCGATGCGAGGACGTCGCCGGTGA
- a CDS encoding ribose-5-phosphate isomerase: MKVHLGTDHAGFDFKEMLKAHLGDSGHEVVDHGAHEYDALDDYPAFCIAAAQGVVDDQAAGVEALGVVIGGSGNGEQMAANKVKGARTALAWNPDIAKLAREHNNAQIVSVGARQHPETETLAIIDAFLAEPFSGEDRHERRIRIMDEYESTGRAAL, encoded by the coding sequence ATGAAGGTCCATCTCGGCACCGACCACGCAGGATTCGATTTCAAGGAGATGCTCAAGGCCCACCTCGGCGACTCAGGCCATGAGGTCGTCGACCACGGTGCCCACGAATACGATGCGCTCGATGACTATCCGGCTTTCTGCATCGCCGCCGCCCAGGGCGTGGTCGACGACCAGGCGGCAGGTGTCGAGGCTCTCGGCGTCGTGATCGGCGGTTCCGGCAACGGCGAGCAGATGGCGGCGAACAAGGTGAAGGGAGCTCGCACAGCGCTGGCCTGGAACCCGGACATCGCCAAGCTCGCCCGCGAGCACAACAACGCTCAGATCGTCTCGGTCGGGGCCAGGCAGCATCCGGAGACCGAGACACTGGCCATCATCGACGCCTTCCTGGCGGAGCCCTTCTCCGGGGAGGACCGTCACGAACGTCGCATTCGAATCATGGACGAATACGAGTCCACGGGCCGCGCGGCCCTGTGA
- the ettA gene encoding energy-dependent translational throttle protein EttA yields MAEFIYTMHKARKAHGDKVILDDVSMSFYPGAKIGMVGPNGAGKSTILKIMAGLEQPSNGEARLSPGFSVGILLQEPPLNEEKTVLGNVEEGVGEIKAKLDRFNAISEEMAAPDADFDALMEEMGKLQEAIDAADAWDLDSQLEQAMDALRCPPPDADVKVLSGGERRRVALCKLLLEKPDLLLLDEPTNHLDAESVLWLEEHLRSYPGAVIAITHDRYFLDHVAEWIAEVDRGHLYPYEGNYSTYLEKKQERLQVQGKKDAKLSRRLKDELEWVRSNPKAKQTKSKARLARYEEMAAEAEKTKKLDFEEIQIPAGPRLGDVVIEADDLKKGYDDRLLIDDLSFSLPRNGIVGVIGPNGVGKTTLFKTIVGLEEPDGGDLKVGDSVKISYVDQSRGGIDPNKNLWEVVSDGLDFIQVGNVEMPSRAYVSAFGFKGPDQQKKAGVLSGGERNRLNLALTLKQGGNLLLLDEPTNDLDVETLGSLENALLEFPGCAVVVSHDRWFLDRVATHILAWEGTEEDPAKWYWFEGNFESYEQNKVDRLGEDAARPHRVTHRRLTRD; encoded by the coding sequence ATGGCCGAATTCATTTACACCATGCACAAGGCGCGGAAAGCGCACGGTGACAAAGTCATCCTCGATGACGTGTCGATGTCCTTCTACCCAGGGGCGAAGATCGGCATGGTCGGCCCGAACGGCGCCGGCAAATCGACGATCCTCAAGATCATGGCTGGACTCGAACAGCCCTCCAACGGTGAGGCCCGGCTCAGCCCCGGCTTCAGCGTCGGCATCCTGTTGCAGGAACCGCCGCTGAACGAGGAGAAGACCGTCCTCGGCAACGTCGAAGAAGGCGTCGGCGAGATCAAGGCCAAACTCGATCGCTTCAACGCGATCTCCGAAGAGATGGCTGCGCCCGACGCGGACTTCGACGCTCTGATGGAAGAGATGGGCAAGCTGCAGGAGGCGATCGACGCCGCAGACGCGTGGGACCTCGATTCCCAGCTTGAGCAGGCGATGGACGCCTTGCGCTGTCCACCGCCGGACGCCGACGTCAAAGTGCTCTCCGGCGGAGAGCGTCGCCGAGTGGCGCTGTGCAAGCTGCTGCTCGAGAAGCCCGATCTGCTTCTGCTCGACGAGCCCACGAACCACCTCGATGCGGAGTCCGTGCTGTGGTTGGAGGAGCATCTGCGCTCGTATCCCGGAGCTGTCATCGCGATCACTCACGATAGGTACTTCCTCGACCATGTGGCGGAGTGGATCGCCGAGGTCGACCGCGGGCACCTCTATCCCTATGAGGGCAACTACTCGACGTATCTTGAGAAGAAGCAGGAGCGCCTGCAGGTTCAGGGCAAGAAGGACGCGAAGCTGTCGAGGCGCCTCAAGGACGAACTCGAATGGGTCCGTTCGAATCCCAAGGCCAAACAGACCAAGTCGAAGGCCCGCCTGGCTCGGTACGAAGAGATGGCGGCCGAGGCGGAGAAGACCAAGAAGCTCGACTTCGAGGAGATCCAGATCCCTGCCGGTCCCCGCCTGGGCGATGTCGTCATCGAGGCCGATGATCTGAAGAAGGGCTACGATGATCGTCTCCTCATCGACGATCTCAGCTTCTCCCTCCCGCGCAACGGCATCGTCGGAGTCATCGGCCCCAACGGCGTCGGCAAGACCACGCTGTTCAAGACCATCGTCGGACTCGAAGAGCCTGACGGGGGAGACCTCAAGGTCGGCGACAGCGTGAAGATCTCCTACGTCGATCAGTCCCGCGGCGGAATCGATCCCAACAAGAACCTGTGGGAAGTCGTCTCCGATGGACTCGACTTCATCCAAGTGGGCAATGTGGAGATGCCATCACGGGCCTATGTCTCGGCATTCGGGTTCAAAGGTCCGGATCAGCAGAAGAAGGCCGGCGTGCTCTCCGGTGGTGAGCGCAACCGTCTCAATCTCGCCCTGACTCTCAAACAGGGCGGAAACCTGCTGCTGCTCGACGAGCCGACCAACGACCTCGACGTCGAAACACTCGGCTCGCTGGAGAACGCACTGCTGGAATTCCCCGGCTGCGCCGTCGTCGTCTCTCACGATCGTTGGTTCCTCGATCGAGTCGCGACGCACATCCTCGCCTGGGAAGGCACGGAGGAAGACCCGGCTAAGTGGTACTGGTTCGAAGGCAACTTCGAATCCTATGAGCAGAACAAGGTCGACAGATTGGGTGAAGACGCGGCCCGTCCGCATCGTGTGACCCACCGTCGCCTCACCCGCGACTGA
- the pepN gene encoding aminopeptidase N, giving the protein MGEYTRTRSGGHPKVPQHNLTREEARRRSSLVDVSSYENTLILTGEGESFRVRSRIRFTAAPESTTFIDAITASVERIRLNGLDLEAAEVVSESRIALPGLAAENELVIDAHFFYMNTGEGLHRFVDPIDDEVYLYSQFEVPDARRVFPVFEQPDLKAPFSFTVVAPDRWTVVSNSPTPSPSGPAEVFAELDEAPVDDTAVWQFAPTTPISSYITAIIAGPYRSVHSQLTSSDGSLVPLGLYCRDSLFEHLDADNLFAITRAGFEFYEREFQVSYPFEKYDQLFVPEFNAGAMENAGAVTILENYVFRSRPTEALVERRAVTVLHELAHMWFGDLVTMKWWNDLWLNESFAEFMSTLATAEATKYSQAWTTFATIEKSWAYRQDQLPSTHPIVASIEDLADVEVNFDGITYAKGASVLKQLVAWVGRAEFFSGLKHYFDKHAWSNTELSDLLGELEATSGRDLGTWSRLWLEESGVNLIETELDTEPDGTADAEVVSELRVTQNPWIIDGQPVPSLRPHRLAIGFYSDDGQGRLVRTDSFSLDIDSESATVDEARGAVKPDVIIVNDSDLTYAKVRFDRESMDVAAARLADFDDSLAQLIVLGTLWDTVRDGQRPAQDYIATVLDNCASITHSSGLLTQMRQLETAVGSYLPPADRTEARTTLAARFLELLESVPGGTDQAFQFVRGFIKHASSEQQLDQLRTWLEKAGTSIFDISIDTDLTWEIIIALAGHDAIDDSIITEMSRTDPSATGTRQAATARASRPTSAAKSKALTRILDDADLPNSELGALALGFASGLQTQTGEVIASEAPLQDFSTEYFQRVSGWWETRTLEMAQTMTLRLFPPVNEHTVQAARQWLNDHPAAPKGLIRLIEENLAEAKRALTAQEVSSTSKGALTFGR; this is encoded by the coding sequence ATGGGCGAGTACACCCGGACCCGAAGCGGAGGTCACCCCAAAGTGCCCCAACACAACCTCACTCGCGAGGAAGCTCGCAGGCGTTCATCGCTCGTCGACGTCTCGAGCTATGAGAACACTCTGATTCTCACAGGAGAGGGTGAGAGCTTCCGCGTTCGCTCCCGCATCCGCTTCACCGCAGCACCGGAGTCGACGACATTCATCGACGCCATCACCGCCAGCGTCGAGCGCATCCGTCTCAACGGCCTCGACCTCGAAGCCGCCGAGGTCGTCTCGGAGTCCCGGATCGCCCTGCCCGGGCTCGCCGCTGAGAACGAACTCGTCATCGATGCCCACTTCTTCTACATGAACACCGGAGAGGGCCTGCACCGCTTCGTCGACCCCATCGACGATGAGGTCTACCTCTACTCGCAGTTCGAGGTCCCCGACGCCCGCCGCGTCTTCCCCGTGTTCGAGCAGCCCGACCTCAAGGCTCCGTTCTCCTTCACCGTCGTCGCCCCCGATCGTTGGACGGTCGTGTCCAACTCACCCACTCCGAGTCCGAGCGGCCCCGCCGAAGTCTTCGCCGAACTCGACGAAGCCCCGGTCGACGACACCGCGGTGTGGCAGTTCGCCCCGACGACGCCGATCTCGTCCTACATCACGGCGATCATCGCCGGACCCTACCGCAGCGTGCATTCCCAACTGACCTCCTCCGACGGCTCCCTCGTCCCCCTGGGCCTGTACTGCCGCGACTCCCTGTTCGAACATCTCGATGCCGACAACCTGTTCGCAATCACCCGCGCCGGCTTCGAGTTCTACGAACGCGAATTCCAAGTCTCCTACCCGTTCGAGAAATACGACCAGCTCTTCGTCCCCGAGTTCAACGCCGGGGCGATGGAGAACGCCGGTGCTGTGACCATTCTGGAGAACTACGTCTTCCGGTCCCGGCCCACCGAAGCGCTGGTCGAACGTCGTGCCGTGACCGTTCTGCACGAACTCGCCCACATGTGGTTCGGGGACCTGGTCACCATGAAGTGGTGGAACGATCTGTGGCTCAACGAGTCCTTCGCCGAGTTCATGTCGACGCTGGCCACGGCCGAGGCGACGAAGTACTCCCAGGCCTGGACGACGTTCGCCACCATCGAGAAGTCATGGGCCTACCGCCAGGATCAGCTGCCGAGCACGCACCCGATCGTCGCGAGCATCGAAGACCTCGCCGATGTCGAGGTCAACTTCGACGGCATCACCTATGCCAAGGGCGCCTCGGTGCTCAAGCAGCTGGTGGCGTGGGTCGGCCGCGCGGAGTTCTTCTCCGGGCTCAAACACTATTTCGACAAGCATGCCTGGTCGAACACGGAGCTGTCCGACCTCCTCGGCGAACTTGAGGCCACCAGCGGTCGCGACTTGGGAACCTGGTCGAGGCTGTGGCTCGAGGAGTCCGGGGTCAACCTCATCGAGACCGAGCTGGACACCGAGCCGGATGGGACCGCCGACGCCGAGGTGGTCTCCGAGCTGCGTGTGACACAGAACCCCTGGATCATCGACGGGCAGCCGGTCCCGTCCCTGCGGCCCCACCGCCTGGCCATCGGGTTCTACTCCGACGACGGACAGGGTCGGCTCGTGCGCACCGACAGCTTCTCCCTCGACATCGATTCGGAGTCGGCCACCGTCGACGAGGCTCGCGGTGCGGTCAAGCCCGATGTGATCATCGTCAATGATTCGGACCTGACCTACGCGAAGGTCCGCTTCGATCGCGAGAGCATGGATGTCGCCGCGGCGCGGCTGGCAGACTTCGATGATTCGCTGGCCCAGCTCATCGTTCTCGGCACGCTCTGGGACACGGTCCGCGACGGTCAGCGTCCGGCCCAGGACTACATCGCCACGGTCTTGGACAACTGCGCGTCCATCACACACTCCTCCGGTCTGCTCACGCAGATGCGTCAGCTGGAGACCGCGGTCGGGTCCTACCTGCCTCCGGCGGACAGGACCGAAGCGCGCACCACCCTCGCAGCACGGTTCCTCGAACTCCTTGAGTCGGTGCCCGGCGGCACCGATCAGGCGTTCCAGTTCGTCCGCGGCTTCATCAAGCACGCGAGCAGTGAGCAGCAGCTCGATCAGCTGCGGACCTGGTTGGAGAAGGCCGGGACCAGCATCTTCGACATCAGCATCGACACGGATCTGACGTGGGAGATCATCATCGCCCTGGCAGGACACGATGCCATCGATGACTCGATCATCACCGAGATGTCCAGAACCGACCCCTCGGCGACCGGGACTCGGCAGGCGGCGACCGCTCGAGCCTCACGACCCACCTCGGCGGCGAAGTCGAAGGCCCTGACCCGGATCCTCGACGATGCGGACCTGCCGAACTCGGAACTCGGTGCCCTGGCACTGGGCTTCGCCTCCGGCCTGCAGACACAGACCGGGGAGGTCATCGCCTCGGAAGCGCCGCTGCAGGACTTTTCGACGGAGTACTTCCAACGGGTCTCCGGGTGGTGGGAGACACGGACCCTCGAGATGGCGCAGACCATGACCCTGCGGCTGTTCCCCCCGGTCAATGAGCACACGGTCCAAGCGGCCCGGCAGTGGCTGAACGACCATCCCGCGGCGCCCAAGGGACTCATCCGCCTCATCGAAGAGAATCTTGCCGAAGCGAAGCGGGCTCTGACCGCTCAGGAAGTGTCCAGCACTTCCAAGGGTGCATTGACCTTCGGTCGTTAG
- a CDS encoding PQQ-dependent sugar dehydrogenase codes for MTTRRYGSILPCGAIAFSLMVVLSGCVFETDAPEDDSAGPTSGTETESTAADGSVAEPEVVAEDLDVPWSVAFYEGRALISERDSGRILEIDRQGPAEAREVTTVTDVAASGEGGLLGIAVRGDSLYAYFTSEADNRIQRFPLSDGGEGVEVGMPKTILEGIPKAGFHNGGRLAFGPDGMLYATVGDAGDRQAAQDRESLSGSILRMNPDGSVPEDNPFDGSLVYSYGHRNPQGLDWDDGGTMYASEFGQDTWDELNIIEAGGNFGWPEVEGISESAADDEEFIDPVQQWSPDQASPSGIAISGDRILVANLRGEVLRTVPLSDVADSEVAYAGEFGRLRDVVTTPSGDVWFLTNNTDGRGDPGADDDRILRIPSDLSAGG; via the coding sequence ATGACGACCCGACGATACGGCAGCATTCTGCCATGCGGTGCGATCGCATTCAGCCTGATGGTGGTTCTGAGCGGCTGCGTCTTCGAGACCGACGCTCCGGAGGACGACTCCGCCGGGCCCACGTCGGGCACCGAGACGGAGTCCACAGCCGCAGACGGTTCCGTCGCAGAGCCGGAGGTGGTGGCCGAGGACCTCGACGTGCCCTGGTCGGTGGCCTTCTACGAGGGACGGGCCCTCATCAGTGAACGAGATTCCGGTCGCATCCTTGAAATCGACCGACAGGGCCCCGCGGAGGCCAGGGAGGTCACAACGGTCACCGATGTCGCCGCCTCGGGCGAGGGCGGTCTATTGGGGATCGCCGTCCGTGGGGACAGTCTCTATGCGTACTTCACATCCGAAGCAGACAATCGGATACAGCGCTTTCCTCTCAGCGACGGCGGCGAAGGCGTTGAGGTCGGTATGCCGAAGACCATCCTCGAGGGAATCCCCAAGGCGGGATTCCACAATGGCGGCCGGCTCGCCTTCGGTCCCGATGGCATGCTCTACGCAACGGTGGGTGACGCCGGCGACCGGCAGGCCGCGCAGGACCGTGAGTCGCTGTCCGGCTCGATCCTGCGGATGAATCCCGACGGCAGCGTGCCGGAGGACAATCCGTTCGACGGTTCCCTGGTCTACTCCTATGGGCACCGCAATCCGCAGGGACTGGACTGGGACGACGGCGGAACCATGTATGCCAGTGAGTTCGGCCAGGACACCTGGGATGAGCTCAACATCATCGAGGCCGGCGGCAACTTCGGGTGGCCGGAGGTCGAAGGGATCTCAGAGAGTGCCGCCGATGACGAGGAATTCATCGATCCGGTGCAGCAATGGAGTCCCGACCAGGCCAGCCCGAGTGGAATCGCGATCAGCGGGGACAGGATTCTCGTGGCCAACCTTCGCGGAGAAGTGCTGCGGACCGTGCCATTATCGGATGTCGCCGACTCCGAGGTCGCCTATGCCGGTGAGTTCGGTCGCCTGCGCGATGTGGTGACGACGCCGAGCGGCGACGTATGGTTCCTGACGAACAATACGGACGGACGCGGTGATCCGGGTGCGGACGACGATCGCATCCTTCGCATCCCCTCCGACCTCAGCGCTGGAGGCTGA